From Candidatus Doudnabacteria bacterium, a single genomic window includes:
- a CDS encoding amidohydrolase family protein, which yields MIQFHVSNGGSVTNEITIPAPDDWHAHYRDEPMLSDVAPFSATQFKRVVAMGNVPAITTVEKAIAYNLRTNAVTKPYGSHTLVSPKITDLTTPDLAQAFWEAGFPRLKFYPEGATTASSDGISNIAVLFPTFEVMQDRNMVLQIHGECPATWEWVDVSRREMMFLPLVQLVADNFPKLRIVLEHISTSAAVAFIEDAAETVGATVTIHHLLDTMNDVRGGLGDPHRMCKPEIKGRADRDALRMLVFYKKLRRVFFGSDSAPHRLGSKHSDQICSGVFSAPVLMPKLLDLFQRYSDGESLIDFTWAFGADFYGLPRNKEKLVLARDPWVVPDMLGEVRPYMAGQTIEWRVGGFV from the coding sequence TTGATCCAATTCCATGTTTCAAACGGAGGATCTGTGACGAACGAGATCACCATACCCGCACCGGACGACTGGCACGCGCACTATCGCGACGAGCCGATGCTTTCTGACGTAGCGCCTTTCAGCGCCACGCAATTCAAACGGGTAGTGGCAATGGGAAATGTCCCGGCCATAACGACCGTTGAGAAAGCGATCGCGTACAACCTCAGAACCAACGCGGTGACAAAGCCGTATGGTTCCCACACTCTTGTTTCGCCGAAGATCACGGATCTGACCACGCCGGATCTGGCTCAGGCTTTTTGGGAAGCAGGGTTTCCTCGCCTGAAGTTCTATCCTGAAGGTGCGACAACCGCATCCTCAGACGGCATTTCAAACATCGCTGTGCTATTTCCGACGTTCGAGGTCATGCAGGACCGGAATATGGTTCTGCAGATCCACGGCGAATGCCCGGCGACGTGGGAATGGGTTGACGTATCAAGGCGAGAGATGATGTTCCTTCCTTTGGTGCAACTGGTTGCCGATAACTTTCCGAAACTTCGCATCGTGCTTGAGCATATCAGTACATCGGCCGCAGTTGCGTTCATCGAAGACGCTGCTGAAACTGTCGGCGCGACCGTGACGATTCATCACCTGCTCGATACCATGAATGATGTTCGCGGAGGCTTGGGTGATCCGCACCGGATGTGCAAACCAGAGATCAAGGGACGGGCAGACCGCGATGCTCTGCGTATGCTGGTGTTCTATAAAAAGCTGCGCCGAGTATTTTTTGGCAGCGATTCGGCGCCGCACCGGCTCGGGTCCAAACACTCGGACCAGATCTGTTCGGGAGTGTTCTCGGCTCCGGTGCTCATGCCAAAGCTCCTTGATCTGTTCCAGCGGTATTCGGATGGGGAATCGCTTATTGACTTCACTTGGGCTTTTGGAGCGGATTTTTATGGACTGCCAAGGAACAAAGAAAAATTAGTCTTGGCCAGAGATCCTTGGGTTGTACCCGATATGCTTGGAGAAGTTCGTCCCTACATGGCAGGCCAAACCATTGAGTGGCGAGTCGGCGGATTCGTTTGA
- the pyrF gene encoding orotidine-5'-phosphate decarboxylase, giving the protein MKGFYLAADVSMRKAASLLNRVGGQFAGVKVHMLTDPAAKERIQSLKGHGAKLIWTDIKAHDTPDTVAKRVEALVDAGADIITVHASGGIKMMRKAVEAGAGVYAVVFLTSLTDDEFARYYQPNAVENMIKDAMDAGVEGFICPPTKVAWMRDHLTRFHGRVDIVSPGTRFVGADADDQQQLETPGVTIANGADFLVIGRMVTDAKNPEKAMARLRDEIAKVQVAET; this is encoded by the coding sequence ATGAAGGGATTTTATTTGGCCGCGGACGTGTCGATGCGCAAAGCCGCCAGTCTGTTGAATCGCGTGGGCGGCCAGTTTGCGGGCGTGAAAGTCCATATGCTGACAGACCCTGCGGCCAAAGAACGGATCCAGTCGCTCAAGGGTCACGGAGCGAAACTCATCTGGACAGATATCAAAGCGCACGACACGCCTGATACAGTGGCCAAACGTGTTGAGGCGCTTGTGGACGCAGGCGCGGACATTATTACGGTGCACGCCTCCGGTGGCATAAAGATGATGAGGAAGGCGGTTGAAGCAGGCGCCGGTGTCTATGCTGTGGTCTTTCTGACGTCGTTGACCGACGACGAGTTTGCCCGGTACTACCAGCCGAATGCCGTCGAGAATATGATCAAAGACGCGATGGACGCGGGTGTCGAAGGATTTATCTGTCCTCCGACCAAGGTCGCATGGATGCGCGATCATTTGACGCGGTTTCATGGACGGGTTGACATTGTTTCGCCCGGCACCAGGTTCGTGGGTGCCGATGCTGATGATCAACAGCAGTTGGAGACTCCCGGCGTCACGATAGCCAATGGCGCGGACTTTCTGGTCATCGGCCGAATGGTGACTGATGCGAAGAACCCCGAGAAAGCTATGGCGCGGCTGCGGGACGAGATCGCTAAGGTCCAAGTTGCCGAGACCTAA
- a CDS encoding AIR carboxylase family protein, whose amino-acid sequence MDPQVYVIVGSESDLKSVANSKLEEIFRKLGIVFEVNVISAHRNPLELSALCDHLDGPSKVFIAAAGWAAALAGAISANTQGWLPVIGVPLPGGPYGPQDSLYAMASMPPGRPVMVVPNLDNAALAAAQILSFASEEGREVRQKLCEYLAETTKPTKRNVNLDNFRTKEKK is encoded by the coding sequence ATGGATCCGCAGGTTTACGTGATCGTCGGCAGCGAGAGTGATCTGAAATCTGTGGCGAATTCCAAGCTGGAAGAGATCTTCAGAAAGCTTGGGATCGTGTTCGAGGTCAATGTGATCTCGGCTCACCGCAACCCTTTGGAGTTGAGTGCTCTTTGCGACCATCTGGACGGGCCTTCAAAAGTTTTCATCGCTGCGGCCGGATGGGCAGCAGCATTGGCCGGCGCAATCTCTGCAAACACTCAAGGCTGGTTGCCTGTGATCGGCGTGCCTCTGCCAGGCGGTCCTTACGGCCCGCAAGATTCGCTGTATGCCATGGCGAGCATGCCACCGGGGCGACCAGTTATGGTTGTGCCCAATCTGGACAATGCCGCATTGGCAGCCGCGCAGATCCTGTCGTTTGCATCCGAAGAAGGCCGGGAAGTTCGGCAAAAATTGTGTGAGTATCTTGCCGAAACGACCAAGCCAACAAAGAGAAACGTTAATTTGGACAACTTCCGCACGAAGGAGAAAAAGTAG
- the nrdR gene encoding transcriptional regulator NrdR encodes MRCPNCQNDDTKVLDSRPISDGMAIRRRRECNKCGARFSTHEEMEILDLSVLKRDGSTEAYMREKIESGIRKAFEKRPLTSDDFHSLVAGIEQDIQKTGKEQIATKDIGNIVMKRIKGKDQVAYIRFASVYRKFADVEEFVKEAKKL; translated from the coding sequence ATGAGATGCCCCAATTGCCAGAATGACGATACCAAGGTTTTAGACTCTCGGCCTATTTCTGACGGCATGGCGATCCGGCGCCGGCGTGAATGCAACAAATGCGGAGCCAGATTTTCCACGCACGAAGAGATGGAAATCTTGGACCTCTCTGTACTCAAGCGCGACGGCAGTACGGAAGCCTACATGCGGGAGAAGATCGAGTCCGGTATCCGCAAGGCTTTTGAAAAACGGCCTCTGACCAGTGATGATTTTCATTCCTTAGTGGCCGGCATCGAGCAGGACATCCAAAAAACGGGCAAAGAACAAATTGCCACCAAAGATATCGGCAATATCGTCATGAAAAGGATCAAAGGCAAGGATCAGGTGGCCTACATACGTTTTGCATCAGTTTATCGAAAGTTCGCAGATGTTGAAGAGTTCGTGAAGGAAGCGAAGAAACTATAA
- the purB gene encoding adenylosuccinate lyase, with the protein MILNHITFRLFGQIFSSCLRFRFAVKLWITFANFPEDTTMHALEAIGPIDGRYRRHTEPLAEHFSEQALIKKRVLLEAEYFIALAGCDGVPMRKLAPHEHAAIMSLPTNLSLADCEIIKQIETKGWNSIKKTDHDVKAVELWMRHVLAQNSLNDLLEWLHFALTSEDINNLSYAMMLTGGIRTLLPKLEDVLGFLDSWAQLHAADAMMARTHGQPATPTTFGKEMRIFAERLHRQIEQLRTFRLLVKLNGASGNYNAHFIALPNVDWVDFSRKFIEHIGHEYSCRFDVNLHTTQIEPHDNYAELSHLLARINTILIDFCQDMWQYVSDKWIVLLPEEGAAGSSTMPNKINPIQLENAEGNAQVANSMFEGYARTLPISRRQRHLSDSTIIRTFGVAFGHTLVAYRMVLTGLGRMRPDVLRMKQVLSRHPEVVAEAYQTILRRHGYPDPYEALKKLTRGVKVTLEDLQRFTYELDVNDEVRAELLAVDPLRYLGLSRLLAETKPA; encoded by the coding sequence TTGATTTTAAATCATATAACCTTTCGGCTTTTTGGGCAAATATTTTCTTCTTGCCTTAGATTTAGATTTGCTGTTAAACTCTGGATAACCTTTGCCAATTTTCCGGAGGATACGACAATGCATGCTTTGGAAGCAATCGGACCGATCGACGGGCGCTACCGGCGGCATACCGAACCTTTGGCCGAGCATTTCAGCGAACAGGCGCTTATCAAAAAGCGCGTGCTGCTGGAGGCTGAATACTTCATTGCGCTCGCAGGATGCGACGGCGTTCCAATGCGCAAGCTGGCGCCTCATGAACATGCTGCTATCATGTCGCTTCCGACAAATCTTAGTTTGGCGGACTGCGAGATCATCAAGCAGATCGAGACCAAGGGATGGAACAGCATCAAAAAGACCGACCACGATGTCAAAGCCGTGGAGCTGTGGATGCGGCATGTGCTGGCGCAGAACAGTCTTAATGATCTGCTGGAGTGGCTGCACTTCGCGCTGACATCCGAGGATATCAACAATCTCTCCTACGCAATGATGCTCACCGGCGGAATCCGCACACTTCTGCCGAAACTCGAAGATGTGCTCGGGTTCCTGGATTCCTGGGCCCAGCTGCACGCTGCAGATGCCATGATGGCGCGCACTCACGGCCAGCCGGCGACACCAACGACGTTCGGCAAAGAGATGCGCATATTCGCAGAGCGGCTGCACCGGCAGATCGAACAGCTTCGCACGTTTCGTCTCCTGGTCAAGCTCAATGGCGCCTCCGGCAACTACAATGCGCATTTCATCGCTTTGCCGAATGTTGACTGGGTGGATTTCTCCCGCAAGTTCATCGAACACATCGGCCACGAATACAGCTGCCGGTTCGACGTCAATCTCCACACCACGCAGATAGAACCGCACGACAACTACGCCGAGCTCTCTCATCTGTTGGCACGCATTAACACCATCCTCATTGACTTCTGCCAGGACATGTGGCAGTACGTCAGTGACAAATGGATAGTGCTGCTGCCGGAAGAAGGAGCTGCGGGCTCGTCCACCATGCCGAACAAGATCAACCCCATCCAGCTGGAAAATGCTGAGGGCAACGCGCAGGTCGCCAACAGCATGTTCGAAGGATATGCCCGCACACTGCCCATTTCGCGCAGGCAACGGCACTTGTCGGACTCAACCATCATCCGCACATTCGGCGTAGCGTTCGGACACACTCTTGTAGCGTATCGTATGGTTTTGACGGGCCTGGGTCGGATGCGGCCGGATGTTCTGAGAATGAAGCAAGTCCTCTCGCGGCATCCGGAGGTCGTTGCCGAAGCATACCAGACGATATTACGCAGGCATGGCTACCCCGATCCGTACGAAGCTCTCAAAAAACTAACGCGTGGAGTTAAAGTAACGCTTGAAGACCTTCAGCGGTTCACATACGAACTGGATGTGAACGACGAGGTCCGGGCGGAACTGCTGGCCGTGGATCCACTCAGATATCTGGGCCTGTCGCGGCTGCTGGCAGAAACCAAACCTGCCTGA
- a CDS encoding GatB/YqeY domain-containing protein produces the protein MLLQQIDDDLKTAQKEKNEVHTSALRNLKAAIKNAEIEKGKSLGEDEVLSVLAKKVKQHRDSIESFKAGGRTDLVEHEEAQMSVLQKYLPKQMDETELAAIVKSVIESTNAGVADFGKVMKEVISKVKGQADGNAISKIVKEQLK, from the coding sequence ATGTTATTGCAACAAATTGATGATGACCTAAAAACCGCCCAGAAAGAAAAAAATGAAGTTCATACTTCTGCTTTGCGCAATCTGAAGGCGGCCATAAAAAATGCCGAGATAGAAAAAGGCAAATCTTTAGGCGAGGACGAGGTTTTGAGCGTCCTCGCCAAAAAAGTCAAACAGCACAGGGATTCGATTGAAAGTTTTAAGGCCGGCGGACGCACTGATCTGGTGGAGCACGAGGAAGCTCAGATGAGCGTGCTGCAAAAATATCTGCCCAAGCAAATGGATGAAACGGAATTGGCAGCTATCGTTAAAAGTGTCATTGAAAGCACAAATGCCGGAGTTGCCGATTTCGGCAAAGTTATGAAGGAAGTGATTTCAAAAGTCAAAGGCCAGGCAGACGGAAACGCGATTTCGAAAATTGTGAAAGAGCAATTGAAATGA
- the rpsU gene encoding 30S ribosomal protein S21 codes for MVEVKRKDNESFESLLRRFNRKIQQSGVLVRARKIRFYEPNRSRNLLREDAARRAINREKREELKKMGKLPPPTKFRRR; via the coding sequence TTGGTAGAAGTTAAGAGAAAAGATAACGAATCATTTGAAAGTTTGCTTCGGCGATTCAACCGCAAGATCCAGCAAAGCGGTGTTTTGGTGCGTGCGCGCAAAATCCGTTTCTATGAACCGAATAGATCGCGTAATTTATTGCGCGAGGACGCGGCAAGGCGCGCGATCAACCGCGAAAAGCGCGAAGAACTGAAAAAGATGGGCAAACTTCCTCCGCCAACAAAGTTTCGGCGCAGATAA
- the ftsA gene encoding cell division protein FtsA has product MAKESIFVGLDIGSSVIRVVVGKQESELGTPSIIGVGEAVSQGIRRGVIVDIDEAVSSISEALEKAERMTGLTIDHAVVSVGGAQISSQESHGVIAVARADGEITENDVVRVVDASQAISIPANREILHVIPKNFTVDGQMGIKDPVGMSGIRLEVDSQIIQASVPFIKNLTKCIQQAGLEIDDLVLAPLAAAQAVLTKKQKELGVALIDLGGGTSGLVVFDEGDLISSVILPVGSMHITNDLAIGLRTSVDTAEKVKLQYSQAEMREVKKDVDVDLSKIDRQEEGKVSIKHIAEITEARLEETFDLINKELKKINRDGQLPAGIVLTGGGAKLPGVVELAKKQLRLPVIIGSPGSVTTVIDRVDDPSFATAVGLVLWANEFLLGSTRTVNKFTRKVMENDTVKNLRKWFKSFLP; this is encoded by the coding sequence ATGGCAAAAGAAAGCATATTCGTCGGTCTTGACATCGGCTCGTCCGTTATTCGGGTGGTCGTAGGCAAGCAGGAATCAGAATTGGGTACGCCCAGCATTATTGGCGTGGGCGAGGCGGTATCGCAAGGCATCAGGCGCGGCGTGATCGTCGACATTGATGAAGCTGTGTCTTCCATTTCCGAAGCCCTGGAAAAAGCCGAGCGTATGACCGGACTCACCATTGACCATGCGGTCGTATCAGTCGGCGGGGCTCAAATATCATCCCAGGAAAGCCACGGCGTGATAGCAGTTGCGCGCGCGGACGGGGAGATCACGGAAAACGACGTAGTGCGGGTCGTGGATGCTTCGCAAGCCATTTCCATCCCGGCGAACCGGGAAATTTTGCATGTTATTCCGAAAAATTTTACAGTGGACGGCCAAATGGGCATCAAAGACCCGGTGGGCATGTCCGGCATCCGCCTCGAGGTGGACAGCCAGATCATCCAGGCCTCGGTCCCTTTCATAAAAAATCTGACCAAATGTATTCAGCAGGCGGGTTTGGAAATTGACGACTTGGTTTTGGCGCCTTTGGCCGCGGCCCAAGCGGTCCTGACGAAAAAACAAAAAGAATTGGGCGTGGCTTTGATCGATCTTGGCGGCGGGACTTCCGGACTGGTGGTTTTTGATGAGGGCGATCTGATCTCTTCCGTGATCTTGCCGGTCGGGTCAATGCATATCACCAATGATCTGGCTATTGGCCTGCGCACGTCAGTGGATACGGCGGAAAAAGTGAAGTTGCAATACAGTCAGGCGGAAATGCGCGAGGTAAAGAAAGACGTGGATGTGGATCTGTCCAAGATCGACCGCCAGGAAGAAGGCAAGGTCTCAATTAAACACATTGCCGAGATCACCGAAGCGCGGCTGGAAGAAACTTTCGATCTGATCAACAAGGAATTGAAAAAGATCAACCGGGACGGACAACTGCCCGCTGGAATTGTCTTGACAGGCGGTGGCGCCAAACTTCCAGGTGTAGTAGAATTAGCCAAAAAGCAGCTGCGCTTGCCCGTCATAATAGGCAGTCCGGGATCTGTGACAACGGTCATTGACCGGGTGGATGATCCGTCGTTTGCCACTGCGGTGGGACTGGTGCTTTGGGCCAATGAATTTTTGCTCGGCTCAACGCGGACGGTCAATAAGTTTACGCGCAAAGTTATGGAAAATGATACCGTCAAAAATTTGCGGAAATGGTTTAAAAGTTTTTTACCTTAA
- the ftsZ gene encoding cell division protein FtsZ, with protein MKPRSFEVKPKIQTFARIKVIGVGGSGHNAIHRMMETGIKGVEFVAINTDAQALHNSQADHKIHIGKTITRGLGAGANPDIGRAAAEESKDQILDVIHNADMVFITCGLGGGTGTGAAPVVAELAKKTGVLTVGVVTKPFAFEGAKRKETAEKGLEILKQHVDTIIIIPNDRILQIIDKKTSLLDAFRTVDDVLRQGVAGISDLITTPGMINVDFADVKAVMQNAGSALMGIGRGTGENRAMDAARAAIDSPLLELSIDGARGVLFNVTGGKDLGMYEVEEAAKFITKSVDANAKIIFGAVIDEEMDEEVKITVVATGFDDSLRRAEPLIRREEPVKSEMKKPMFAPKVMEEEPEREMAEDQDELEIPAFIRKKIK; from the coding sequence ATGAAGCCAAGATCATTTGAGGTCAAACCTAAAATTCAGACATTTGCGCGTATTAAAGTTATCGGCGTTGGCGGTTCCGGCCATAATGCTATTCACCGAATGATGGAAACCGGGATCAAAGGCGTGGAATTCGTGGCAATCAACACCGATGCGCAAGCCCTGCATAATTCGCAGGCTGACCACAAAATTCATATCGGCAAAACAATTACCCGAGGCCTTGGCGCCGGAGCTAATCCCGACATCGGGAGAGCCGCTGCCGAAGAAAGCAAGGATCAGATCTTGGATGTTATCCATAATGCCGATATGGTATTTATTACTTGCGGTCTGGGAGGCGGCACAGGAACCGGAGCTGCTCCGGTCGTCGCGGAATTAGCGAAAAAAACCGGCGTTCTGACAGTGGGAGTGGTGACCAAACCGTTTGCGTTTGAAGGGGCCAAGCGCAAAGAAACTGCAGAAAAAGGCCTGGAGATATTAAAACAGCATGTCGATACGATCATTATCATTCCCAACGACCGCATTTTACAGATTATTGATAAAAAAACTTCATTGTTGGACGCCTTTCGCACCGTTGACGATGTCTTGCGCCAGGGAGTTGCCGGCATTTCCGATCTGATCACCACGCCCGGCATGATCAACGTGGATTTTGCGGATGTAAAAGCAGTTATGCAAAACGCGGGATCCGCTTTAATGGGCATAGGCCGAGGCACCGGCGAGAACCGGGCCATGGACGCGGCACGCGCGGCCATTGATTCGCCGCTGCTGGAACTTTCGATCGACGGTGCGCGCGGAGTTTTGTTCAACGTTACGGGCGGCAAAGACCTGGGCATGTACGAGGTTGAGGAAGCGGCTAAATTTATTACCAAATCCGTTGATGCCAATGCTAAAATTATTTTTGGCGCAGTGATCGACGAGGAAATGGATGAGGAAGTCAAGATCACGGTCGTGGCTACCGGATTTGACGATAGCCTGCGAAGAGCTGAACCGCTGATCCGCCGGGAGGAACCGGTGAAGAGTGAAATGAAAAAACCGATGTTCGCACCGAAAGTGATGGAAGAGGAACCGGAACGTGAAATGGCGGAAGATCAGGATGAACTTGAGATCCCGGCATTCATAAGAAAAAAAATAAAATAG
- a CDS encoding phosphoribosylaminoimidazolesuccinocarboxamide synthase has protein sequence MPYIPPSVAESPISEELAHRSLKRIHQGKVRDTYELPGYTDLLLVVATDRVSIFDFVLGSLVSLKGEVLTALTVHFLTKLLIKNDHHLVASGAGIDSYLPLGLRKYPELQRRALVVKRRQMMPVECVVRGVLTGSAWEKYAAGERLLWGYQLPDGLHDGAWLDEPMFTPTDKAQSGHDEPVTREYVARVYGSGVEAFSINLFNVIRNDARKKGVIFADTKFEFDTTRMICDEVATPDSSRYWDVDEYNEAQKQGKAPSGYDKQPVREWGKKASPVDGAVVNISKIDAKSVENAVLVGDIPVPKEVLEACTTRYLALTIRLTGKDLPEFQKNEMSIGV, from the coding sequence ATGCCCTACATCCCGCCATCAGTCGCCGAGTCCCCGATATCGGAAGAGTTGGCGCACCGCAGTCTCAAGCGAATTCATCAGGGCAAGGTCCGCGACACGTATGAGCTTCCGGGATACACGGATCTTCTGCTGGTCGTTGCGACAGACCGGGTGAGCATTTTTGATTTCGTCTTGGGCTCTTTGGTCTCGCTCAAAGGTGAAGTGCTCACGGCACTCACCGTGCACTTCCTGACCAAGCTGCTGATCAAGAACGATCATCACCTGGTCGCTTCCGGCGCCGGCATAGATTCTTATCTGCCGCTGGGCTTGCGGAAATATCCCGAACTGCAGAGACGGGCGCTCGTGGTCAAGCGCCGTCAGATGATGCCGGTCGAATGCGTTGTTCGCGGAGTTCTGACCGGGTCTGCGTGGGAAAAGTATGCGGCCGGTGAACGCTTGCTTTGGGGTTATCAGTTGCCCGATGGCTTGCACGACGGCGCCTGGCTCGACGAGCCGATGTTCACGCCCACTGACAAGGCCCAATCAGGCCACGATGAACCAGTGACCCGCGAATACGTAGCCCGGGTATACGGGTCCGGCGTTGAGGCGTTTTCAATAAATCTTTTCAATGTCATCCGTAACGACGCGCGGAAGAAAGGCGTCATCTTCGCGGACACGAAATTCGAGTTTGATACAACCCGGATGATCTGCGATGAAGTGGCAACGCCCGACTCTTCCCGCTATTGGGATGTGGACGAGTACAATGAGGCCCAGAAACAAGGAAAGGCGCCAAGCGGCTATGACAAGCAGCCGGTGCGCGAATGGGGCAAGAAGGCATCGCCGGTGGATGGAGCGGTCGTCAATATCAGCAAAATAGACGCGAAGTCTGTGGAGAACGCGGTTTTGGTCGGCGATATTCCAGTTCCGAAAGAAGTGCTCGAGGCTTGCACGACCCGCTACCTTGCATTGACGATACGGCTCACAGGCAAGGATCTGCCGGAGTTTCAGAAAAACGAGATGAGCATCGGGGTGTAA